CCCTTAAGATGATCCGCTCCTCCATCCCGACCACGATCGAGATCCGGCAGAGGATCGCCTGCAAGTCCGATATCATTAGGGCCAATCCTGTCCAGGTAAGCCAGATCCTGATCAATCTTTGCACCAATGCCGCCCAGGCCATGCAGGAAAAAGGAGGAGTGCTGGAGGTCATCGTCGGAAACGAGCGTCTCGATGAAGACAAAGCCACCCACTATAATCACTTGGATCCAGGGGAATACCTGAGTCTTACGGTGAGGGATACCGGACACGGCATAGAACCCCAACACTTGAAAAAAATCTTTGATCCCTACTTCACTACTCGGGGCCTGGGGGAAGGCTCTGGTATGGGGCTCGCGGTCGTTCACGGAATCGTGAGGAGTTACGGTGGCGAAATCTCAGTCAAAAGCACTCCGGGAAAAGGTTCCACCTTCAAGATCCTCATCCCCCTTGCACCGGAAAAGGCTCCCTCGGAAACCGTGACTGAAGGACCCTCCTTGATGCCCCGCGGTTCCGAAAAGATTCTCCTGGTAGACGATGAACAGGCGCTGATCGATGTCGTAAAGCCCATGCTGGAACATCTCGGCTACCAGGTGACGACAAAGATGAGCGGCGCCGCTGCCCTCGAAATATTCCGGGGCGATCCATTGGAATTCGACCTGGTGATCACGGACCAAACCATGCCAGGAAAAACAGGAGTCCAACTGACACGGGAACTCTTACAACTCCGGAAAGATATCCCCGTCATCCTCTGTACGGGCTTCAGTGAATCGGTCAGTCGGGAGAAGGCGAAGGAAGTCGGTATCCGGGCCTTCCTGATGAAACCCGTTTCCATGGGGGAATTGGCCCAGACCATTCGAAGGGTCTTGGAAGGCAGGAAAAAGGGGTCCTGAAGAAGCCCCCCATAATTACAAGATCTCACCCTAATTCTGCCATTGATCGGTCTTCTTTTTTCTGCCCTCAAGACCGAAACTCACCCTGAAAGGAGAAACGCTATGAAGAAGGAGATAATTCACACGGATCGGGCCCCTGCAGCTGTCGGTCCCTATTCCCAGGCCGTGAGGGCCGGGAACTTGTTATTCGTTTCCGGTCAAATCCCCCTGGATCCTGAAACAGGGGAAATGGTGGATGGAGACATCCGCGAACAAACACGCCA
Above is a window of Deltaproteobacteria bacterium DNA encoding:
- a CDS encoding PAS domain S-box protein; the protein is MDGKASYQELENRIKELEREASRRREAEAALQRSKERLRSIFEATPDPLVVYDEQGHPEYLNPAFTRVFGWTIEELKGRRIPFVPEDQTAITEEKIRNLYKSGEPVRFETRRFTKDGRTLDILISAAAIKDEKGTSRGMVVNLTDLTERKRLEHRLQQAQKREAIGTLAGGIAHDFNNILGIIIGNTELAMMDIPALSPARQGLEEIRKACIRARDLVKQILTFSRPSSQYLSPIHITPVIKETLKMIRSSIPTTIEIRQRIACKSDIIRANPVQVSQILINLCTNAAQAMQEKGGVLEVIVGNERLDEDKATHYNHLDPGEYLSLTVRDTGHGIEPQHLKKIFDPYFTTRGLGEGSGMGLAVVHGIVRSYGGEISVKSTPGKGSTFKILIPLAPEKAPSETVTEGPSLMPRGSEKILLVDDEQALIDVVKPMLEHLGYQVTTKMSGAAALEIFRGDPLEFDLVITDQTMPGKTGVQLTRELLQLRKDIPVILCTGFSESVSREKAKEVGIRAFLMKPVSMGELAQTIRRVLEGRKKGS